The following are encoded together in the Primulina tabacum isolate GXHZ01 chromosome 18, ASM2559414v2, whole genome shotgun sequence genome:
- the LOC142533712 gene encoding uncharacterized protein LOC142533712, with translation MPPSPAVRVFPRREMTVENHKRGRSLESGIHYRDDDDLALFNESRSKEKENFLLQSNDDFEEIFSTKLRYLPDHKLGISIPARGESSDLLNTEGDKNDYDWLITPPETPLFTSLDDDAPPINLAPRGRSRSQPVPVPLSSSTEKGCTNSRGSASPQRLSPSPQSSNNTLQSRSRPLSATHSSPPPTLRQPSALRRLSSPPSKPKPALRSSTPSPRRMSTGSVNGVSPSGVRGASPIKTSRGNSASPKISTWQSNIPGFSSEAPPNLRTSLADRPASYVRGTSPASRNSSRSGRQSMSPTASRSVSSSHSHDRDPFSVHSKASVASSGDDDAESPQSLPISSSDRSAPRSIGTLPNMRTVGYSKKPSKILYSSAPKRSFDLALRQMDKKGPQNMFRPLLSSVPSSTFASVHHRSLTSRNSSITTSSNASSDQGMSGALDTREIELNQEDLTRESVKAQYLNLQDEIFSMDQADALNEDFGNKIMKESTLSQHDGPSIVNSRFGVADRNSQLDKAAAMDDYSNGDGPPDMAICSKCGLKFPSDEDVMEGYLQFCAKCANLEINTRHSSLEILDQSTPEPLKATCSGNIVIDYLDEVTAEGQDSYSEPSQNPAALLVEEGITTSATDQEIIHQLYGDFGHQQLQHGGANLNSKVEVPEGAGISLLLKKSSSSRGPIVQSRSFTASTTCCDDFSYMRDSMNSIRSSIGHISASVSSSVDMGYSRKIETRVQRQSSGRKSDTENWMLDMPTKHKQSASSLSGASSHCFQVQSAASSCHEDSIGAVKCVDPSEQSLASEYMDSQSHIFKSAAELTDHLMNVHSEDISVLPVSISDSNNSMDADTLSAHSQPCGHGEGEMQSPCPVVVDVEEAHTPSSLDTKPEMEIDSADIVAADCHSDVDSNNSHTDELLEPSDSVAQNNVITTLEEFYISDSARGAPEESTIMVEDSDGRKSRSLTLEEATDAILFCSSIVHNLAYEAVNIAIDKETPRVEPVLQPEIPFVAKSNSDRPEIRSRNTGNRNSRSQKTRQKKLETDPKPASIDAETEAKFIPHVVKSPYKWDSMKPPKLESKCNCTIM, from the exons CTGAAACTCCTCTTTTTACTTCTTTGGATGATGATGCGCCGCCAATTAATCTTGCGCCTAGGGGGAGGTCAAGGAGTCAACCTGTTCCAGTCCCGCTGTCATCCTCA ACAGAGAAGGGTTGCACAAATAGTAGAGGTAGCGCAAGTCCTCAACGCTTGAGCCCATCTCCTCAGTCGAGTAACAATACACTGCAATCAAGAAGTAGGCCGCTTTCTGCTACACACTCAAGCCCACCGCCTACTTTGCGACAGCCTTCTGCTTTAAGAAGGTTGTCGTCCCCACCGAGTAAACCAAAACCTGCTCTGCGGTCTAGTACACCCAGCCCAAGGAGGATGAGCACTGGTTCAGTCAATGGTGTCTCCCCATCGGGAGTTAGAGGTGCCTCCCCCATCAAGACGAGTCGGGGGAACTCTGCTTCGCCAAAAATAAGCACATGGCAATCTAACATCCCTGGCTTTTCTTCAGAGGCCCCACCTAATCTTCGTACCTCACTGGCTGATAGACCAGCATCATATGTACGAGGTACTTCTCCAGCATCAAGGAACAGCTCCCGATCTGGAAGACAATCCATGTCTCCAACCGCTTCTAGAAGTGTCAGTTCGTCACACAGTCATGATAGGGATCCATTTAGTGTCCATAGCAAAGCGTCAGTTGCATCATCTGGTGATGATGATGCTGAGTCGCCACAATCCTTACCTATCAGCAGCTCAGACCGTTCAGCTCCTAGAAGCATAGGGACTCTCCCAAACATGAGGACTGTTGGATATTCCAAGAAACCGTCTAAAATTTTGTACAGCTCCGCCCCCAAAAGATCCTTCGACCTGGCGCTCCGACAAATG GATAAGAAGGGCCCTCAGAATATGTTTAGACCCCTCTTGTCCAGTGTCCCCAGTTCAACTTTTGCAAGTGTACATCATCGTTCTCTGACATCCCGAAATTCTTCAATCACAACTAGCAGCAATGCCAGTTCTGACCAAGGAATGAGTGGAGCACTTGATACAAGAGAAATTGAGCTAAACCAGGAAGATTTGACCCGTGAAAGTGTGAAAGCACAATATCTTAATTTGCAGGATGAAATATTTTCTATGGATCAAGCTGATGCTTTGAATGAAGATTTTGGGAACAAGATCATGAAAGAGTCCACTCTTAGTCAGCATGATGGCCCCTCCATAGTAAATTCTCGGTTTGGTGTTGCTGACCGAAATAGCCAACTTGACAAGGCTGCAGCTATGGATGATTATTCAAATGGTGATGGTCCACCAGATATGGCAATATGCTCGAAATGTGGCCTCAAGTTTCCTTCAGATGAAGATGTGATGGAAGGATACTTACAATTTTGTGCTAAGTGTGCGAATTTGGAAATAAATACAAGGCATAGTTCGCTTGAGATTTTGGACCAGTCTACTCCAGAACCATTGAAAGCTACCTGTTCTGGTAACATTGTGATAGATTATCTTGATGAGGTTACTGCTGAGGGTCAAGATTCATATAGCGAGCCAAGTCAGAATCCTGCAGCACTTCTGGTTGAGGAAGGGATAACGACTTCTGCCACCGATCAAGAGATTATTCATCAGCTGTATGGAGACTTTGGCCACCAGCAGTTGCAGCATGGCGGGGCCAATTTAAATTCTAAGGTGGAAGTTCCTGAAGGTGCGGGCATTTCTTTGTTGCTGAAGAAATCAAGTAGCAGCAGAGGACCCATTGTCCAAAGCAGGAGTTTTACTGCGAGTACCACCTGCTGTGATGATTTCTCCTATATGAGGGACTCTATGAATAGCATAAGAAGCTCCATTGGGCACATCAGTGCATCTGTGTCATCTTCTGTTGATATGGGCTATTCGAGAAAAATAGAAACTCGGGTTCAAAGGCAATCAAGTGGCCGAAAATCAGATACAGAAAATTGGATGCTTGATATGCCTACAAAGCACAAACAATCTGCCTCATCTTTGTCCGGTGCTTCAAGTCATTGCTTCCAGGTCCAAAGTGCAGCATCAAGTTGCCACGAAGATAGTATTGGGGCCGTAAAATGTGTAGATCCTAGTGAACAATCTCTGGCTTCTGAATATATGGATTCTCAAAGCCACATCTTTAAATCTGCTGCTGAATTAACTGACCATCTCATGAATGTCCACTCCGAAGATATTTCAGTTTTGCCAGTTTCGATTTCGGATTCTAATAATTCAATGGATGCAGATACACTATCTGCACATTCGCAGCCCTGTGGTCATGGGGAAGGTGAGATGCAAAGCCCGTGCCCTGTTGTAGTGGATGTTGAAGAAGCTCACACTCCAAGCTCTTTGGATACTAAACCCGAAATGGAAATAGATAGTGCTGATATTGTTGCTGCTGATTGTCATTCTGATGTAGATTCCAATAATTCCCACACAGATGAATTACTGGAGCCCTCTGATTCAGTGGCACAGAATAATGTTATAACAACTTTGgaagaattttatatttcagATTCAGCCCGTGGTGCCCCTG AAGAATCAACTATTATGGTGGAAGACTCCGATGGAAGAAAGTCCCGAAGCTTGACTCTAGAAGAAGCAACAGACGCAATCCTCTTCTGCAGCTCCATTGTCCACAATCTCGCATACGAAGCTGTGAACATAGCTATAGATAAAGAAACACCACGAGTGGAACCAGTTCTACAACCGGAGATCCCGTTTGTTGCGAAATCCAATTCAGACAGACCGGAGATCCGGTCAAGAAACACTGGGAATCGTAATTCCAGATCCCAGAAAACTCGACAGAAGAAGTTGGAAACCGACCCAAAACCTGCTTCCATTGATGCTGAAACGGAAGCGAAGTTCATTCCACACGTAGTTAAATCTCCATATAAGTGGGACAGCATGAAGCCTCCAAAGTTGGAGTCCAAGTGTAATTGCACAATCATGTAG